The genomic interval ACGGCAGCAACGACGCGCCCGCGCTCGCCGCGGCCGACGTCGGAATCGCGCTCGCCAGCGGGACCGACCTCGCCGGGGACGCCGCCGACGCGGTCGTCGTCGACGGCGGTCTCGACGCCGTCGCCGAGGCGTTCGCGGTGGCGGCGGGGACGAGCCGACGCATTCGGCGCAACCTCGGGTGGGCGTTCCTCTACAACGCGGTCGCGGTGCCGCTGGCGGCGCTCGGACTGCTCAATCCGCTGTTCGCCGCGGTGGCGATGGGCGCGAGCAGTCTGCTCGTGGTCGCGAACTCCGCCCGACCGCTCGACTGAGACGCCGGGCGCGAAGCCACTCGGCGACGTGCGCGACAGTGAACTCGGACCACGCGACGGGCGTTCAGCCCGGTGGTCCGTCCCGGGGTCACACCGACGCGAGTCGCGCGATGTACACCAGACTCATGACGTGGTCGTCCATGTCGATGTCGGCGGGTCCGGGCCGGTCGGGGTCGAAGCTCTCGACCTCGGAGAACCCGCGCATGTACTCCCGGAGGTCCTCACGGGTGGCATCGGTTATCCAGCCCACCTCCTCGTAGTATTCGAGGGCGTTGCCCGTGTTCTCGAACCCCGCCTTGTTGATGAGGAAGTCGAGCCACTCGAAGACCACGACCTCCGCGCCGTAGCGGCCCGGAAGCCCGTCGAGGTAGGGTTTCTCGGGGAGCGCGCCGACCGCCGAGAACTGGCTCTGGAGTCGGACCAGTTCGTCGCGCTGGCGGTGTCGCAGAACGTCGTCGGGCGGCGCGGGCAGTCGCTCGCCCTCGGCTTCGAACACGTCGGGCGTCTCCCGGTTCGGGTCGGCGAGCGAACGCAGGTCGCGCAGGTCGTAGTCTCCGGGATTCGTCGGCATGATGTGCGAGTAGTTTCGGCTAACTCGCACATCACATTTAAGTTTTTGTGCCGAACCGTGACGGAAGGAGCCTACCGGCGTCGCTTCGCGACCGCGAGCGCGACGCTCGCGGTCGCGACCACGAGGGCGAGTGCGCCCACGACCTTCCCCGCGCCGCCGGACCCGCCCTCGGACTCGTCGGTCTCGTCCATCGACCCGACCTCGGCACCCGCTCGCACGCCGGTGTCGCCCCCGCCGCGGAGTCTGGCGGCGAGCAGTCCGATTCCGACCACGAGCGCGAGCAGGCCGACGAGCTTGACCGCCCGTCCGCCGGAGTCCGAGTCCGAGCGCTTTCCAGCGGTTCGGGCTCGGTCGGTGGACCCGCCGGTCCCCGGCCGTTCCTCGATTATCGCGGGTTTGTGGAGATTGACTTCGATGAGCGCCATCGGCGGCGATTCAACGGACGGACGGGTATAGGTTGCGGCTAGACACCGTCCAGTTCGTCGCTCGCGTCCCGGAACAGGCCGTCCAGAATCTCCGGCGTCGTGGGGTGGTACGCCCTATCGGGGACCTCGCGAACGTCCATCTCCTTCTCCACGAGGACCTGCATCGTCTTTGCCATCGCGTCGGCGTGGTAGTGGAGGCCCTGATACCCGAGCACCGTCCCGTCCTCGGCGTCCACGACGAGTTTGGCGAGTCCCTCGGGGACCGCCTTGGTCGCGAACACGCCGTCGTCGCTCGCCTCGCGGGTGACCGCCACGTAGTCGCGGTCGGCGGCGGCCGCCGCGGTCTCGGAGACGCCGACCCGGGCGAAGGGGTAGACGCCCGCGCCCGAGAAGACGACGTGATGGTGGACGTTGTCGTACTCCCGGAGGTCGTCGCCGTCGCGGTGGGCGAGGACGTTGTCGGCCGCGGTGAACCCCTGCTCCTTCGCGACGTGGAGGATTGGCTCGCGGCCGTTGGCGTCGCCGACCACGAACACCCGGCCGTTCTCGCTTGCCTGCATCGTGTCCTCGACCCACCCGGGTCCGGGGTCGATGGGTGTGTTCTCCAGTCCGATTCCGTCGACCGCGGGGCGACGACCCGTGAAGGCGAACAGTTGGTCGGCTTCGACCGCATCGGCGTCCCCGTTCTCGTCCTCGACGTGGAGGCGAACCCCGTCGTCGTCGGTCGCCTCGACCGATTGCTCGGACGTGTTCGTCAGCACTTCGACGCCGAACTCCTCGCGGTAGAGGTCGAGCAGGGTCTCGCCGAAGGCGTCGTCGGCCTCGTCGAGCGGGTAGTCGTCGTGTTCGATCACGGTGAGGTCCATCCCGGCCGCCTCCGAGAGGTACGGGACCAGTTCGAGGCCGACGTAGCCAAAGCCCATCACGACGCCCGAGTCGGGGAACTCGGTCGCATCCAGTACGTCGGCGCTGGTCATGTACTCCACGTCGTCGAGACCGGGCAGGTCGGGGACGTCGACGGTCGACCCGGTGGCGACGACCACGTAGTCGGCCTCGACCTCGCGGTCGCCTATCGCGACCGTGCGGTCGTCGAGGAACCGCGCGGTCTCGCGGTGGAACGCGACGGTTTCGCGGTCGGCGAGCATGTCGACCGCGGCCCGGCGGTGAGCCGCGAAGTTCGCGACGTGGTCGTCCTTGGTCTCGACGACGGCTTCGAGGTCGACCTCGGGCGTCCCCTCGATTCGGTCGTCGTGACGCGCCTGAAAGCGGTGTTCGGCCGCAGAGAGCACCTCCTTCGAGGGCATGCACCCCCGGAGGATACAGAGGCCGCCGCCGGGGTCGCCGTCGTCGGCCAGAACCAGTTCCACGTCCTCGGCGTCGGCCAACCGTTTCGCGACCGCGACTCCGGCGCTCCCGTAGGCTCCGATGATGACGACGCGCGTAGGCATACCGCGAGAGAACGGGGGCGGCCCCATTAGTCGTTGGCTTCGCGACACGCGAAGCCGGAAAACGGGGGCGGAGCGAGCGGTCGCCGACCCCGGCCGCGCTCCTCGCGCTCGCGCTACCGCGAGATTTCGCCGCCCTCCTCGGCCAGCACGCGCTCGACCTCCGCGGGCGTGACCACGGCCACGTCGCCAGCGACCGTGCGCTTGAGCGCGGCGGTCGCCGCGCCGTACTCCAGCGCCGCCGAAATCCCGTCGCCCGCGAGTCGGCGCGCGAGGAATCCGCCGACGAAGGCGTCGCCGGTCCCGATGGGGTCGAGGGTGTCGGTCTCGAACGCGGCCTGCTCGTGGGTCTCGCCGCCGTGGCGCGCGAGCGCGCCCTCCGCGCCGCAGGTGACGACGACCGTCTCGAAGTCGAACTCGTCGGCGAGTCCGACCGCGATGGCCTCGGGGTCGCCCTCGCGCGCGAGCACCTGCCGGGCGTCGCGCTCGGCGGTGACCAGCACGTCCACGTCGGGAAAGAGGCCTTCGAGCGTCTCGCGGGCCTCCCCGGGCGACCAGAGCTTCGACCGGTAGTTCACGTCGAACGCGGTGGTCGTCCCGGCGTCGGTCGCCGCCGCGAGCAGGTCGGCGGTGGTCGATTCGAGCGTCGGAGAGAGCGCGGGGGTGATGCCGCAGGTGAAGAAGTACTCGGCGTCCCGGACCCTGGAGACCGGAAGCTCCTCGAACTCCGCAGTCGTGACCGCCGCGCCCTCGCGGTCGTAGACCACGTTGGTCCCGCGGGGCCTGCCGCCGTGTTCGAGGTAGTAGGTGCCCTGTCGGCCCTCGTCGGCCCAGACCGCGTCGGTCTCGACGCCGTGCTGGCGCAGGCCCGCGACGACTCGCCGCCCCGGCGGCGAGTCGGGGAGCTTCGAGGTCCAGACCGCCTCGGCACCGAGTCGCGCGGCCGCCACCGCGACGTTGCTCTCGGCGCCCGCTGCCCGGAGTTCGAGGTCGTCGGCGGTCTCCAGTCGCTCGCCCTGCGGGGGCGAGAGGCGCAACATCGTCTCGCCGAACGTCACGAGGTCGGTCATACGTCGCCAATCGCCCCGGCGGGCCATAATTTACTCGGTCGTCGATACGTTCTCCGAGAAGCGTCGAGACCGCCCGAGTAGATTCGGGTCGCTCTCCGCGACCGAAATCGGGACTCGCTTTCCGGACTCGCTTGCCGGGTTCTCGTTCGCGGTGCAGAAGTTGCCCCTGTCAGCCGACCTAACCGACCGCGCCGCGTTGTCTCCGACGAGCATGACCGACTCCGAATCCGAACCCGAATCCGACGCCGAACCCGACGCTCGCGGGTTCCACACCGAGAGCGTCCACGCCGGACAGGACCCCGACCCGACCACGGGCGCGCGGGCACCGCCCATCTACCAGACCACCTCGTACGTCTTCGACGACGCCGAACACGCCGCCTCGCTGTTCGCGCTCGAAGAGCCGGGCAACATCTACAGCCGCATCATGAACCCGACGAACGCGACGCTGGAGCAGCGACTCGCGACGCTCGAAGGCGGCGTCGCGGCGCTCGCGACCGCCAGCGGGATGGCCGCGCTGGACCTCGCCACCTTCGTCCTCGCGGGGAAGGGCGACAACGTGGTGACGGCGTCGTCGCTGTACGGCGGCACCTACACCTACTTCACCCACACCGCGCCCCGGCGGGGCGTCGAGGCGACGTTCGTCGACACCCTCGACTACGACGCCTACGACGAGGCCATCGACGACGACACCGCGTTCGTCCACCTCGAAACCATCGGCAACCCCGCGCTGGTCACCCCGGACATCGAGCGAATCGCCGACATCGCCCACGACCACGACGTGCCGCTGGTCGTGGACAACACCTTCGCGACGCCAGCCCTCTGCAACCCCATCGAACACGGTGCCGACGTGGTCTGGCACTCGACCACCAAGTGGATTCACGGCAGCGGCTCGACCATCGGCGGCGCGCTCGTCGACGGCGGTAGCTTCCCGTGGGAGGACGGCGACTTCCCCGAAATCGCGGCCGAGAACCCCGCCTACCACGGCGTGAACTTCCGCGAGCGGTTCGGCGACGCGGCGTTCGCCTACGCCGCTCGGGCCCGGGGGCTCCGGGACCTCGGCAATCAGCAGTCGCCGTTCGACGCGTGGGTCACCCTCCAGAAGCTTGAGTCGCTCCCCCTGCGCGTCGAGAAGCACTGCGAGAACGCGCTGGCGGTCGCGCGGTTCCTCGACGACCACGACGAGGTGGCGTGGGTCAACTACCCCGGACTGGAGAGCCACGAGACCCACCAGAACGCGAGCGAGTATCTGGAGGGCGGCTACGGCGGGATGATAACGTTCGGGCTGGAAGGAGGGTACGACGCCGGGCGGGCGGTCACCGAGGAGGTCGAACTCGCCAGCCTGCTCGCGAACGTCGGCGACGCCAAGACCCTGCTCATCCACCCCGCGAGCACCACCCACCAGCAGTTGACCGAGGACGAGCAGTTGGCCAGCGGGACGACCCCGGACCTCGTTCGCCTCTCGGTCGGCATCGAAGATGTCGAGGACATCGTCGCCGACCTAGAGCAGGCCATCGAGGCGGCGAGCGCGAACGCCTGAGGCCGGTCGGCTCGGGGGCGACGCCGGTCCGACCGGCGTCGCCCCCCGAGCCACAAGGCTTTCACCGCGGGGGTCTCGACCGGACGACGTATGCGACGACTCACCGCCGCGATAGCGCTGGCGTTGCTCGTATCGCTCGCCGGATGTTCGGGAGCCGTCGGCGACCCGTTCGCCGCCGACGAGACCGACGCCGCCGCAGGCGACGTGGTGACGGCGACCGACGCGTCGGCGAACGCGACCGGCGTCGACCACACCCTCCGCGTCGAGGCGAACGAATCGACCGCAGGGAGCGAACTGGAGTCGGTCTCCGCAACCTACCCGCGCGAGGCGTTCGAGGTCGAGGGGGCCAAGCACGGCGCGGTCGAGCTGGGCGTCGACACCGACGGCGACGGCGACGCCGAGCGCGAGTTCAACGAGAGCCACGTCAGCGGCGTCAACAACAACGAGTACTCGTTCACCGTCGAACTCGACACGGGGTACGCGCTCGACCGCGGCGACGCGGTCGTGGTGACGTATCCCGCGGTCGACAACCCCGACGAGTCGGGCGAGTACGAGGTCGCGGTGACGCTCAACGACGACCAGACCGAGAACGGTACGCTCGCCGTCGAGGCGTAGCGCGGCGAGCGCTCCCGGACGGTCCCGCAGTTGCGCCGACTCAGTCCTCCCTTCTCCGACCCGCGTGGCCCGGATAGTCGCGCTCGAACCGGTCGTCTATCTCCTCGGCGCTGAACTCGATTATCACCGGGCGGCCGTGGGGGCAGGCGTAGGGGTTCTCGCAGTCGTCGAGCGCCGACAGGAGTTCGACGACCGACCCCTCGCGCAGGGAGGTGTTGCCCGTGATGGAGGGGTAACAGGCGAGGTC from Halorussus salilacus carries:
- a CDS encoding FlaD/FlaE family flagellar protein, producing MPTNPGDYDLRDLRSLADPNRETPDVFEAEGERLPAPPDDVLRHRQRDELVRLQSQFSAVGALPEKPYLDGLPGRYGAEVVVFEWLDFLINKAGFENTGNALEYYEEVGWITDATREDLREYMRGFSEVESFDPDRPGPADIDMDDHVMSLVYIARLASV
- a CDS encoding dihydrolipoyl dehydrogenase family protein, with product MPTRVVIIGAYGSAGVAVAKRLADAEDVELVLADDGDPGGGLCILRGCMPSKEVLSAAEHRFQARHDDRIEGTPEVDLEAVVETKDDHVANFAAHRRAAVDMLADRETVAFHRETARFLDDRTVAIGDREVEADYVVVATGSTVDVPDLPGLDDVEYMTSADVLDATEFPDSGVVMGFGYVGLELVPYLSEAAGMDLTVIEHDDYPLDEADDAFGETLLDLYREEFGVEVLTNTSEQSVEATDDDGVRLHVEDENGDADAVEADQLFAFTGRRPAVDGIGLENTPIDPGPGWVEDTMQASENGRVFVVGDANGREPILHVAKEQGFTAADNVLAHRDGDDLREYDNVHHHVVFSGAGVYPFARVGVSETAAAAADRDYVAVTREASDDGVFATKAVPEGLAKLVVDAEDGTVLGYQGLHYHADAMAKTMQVLVEKEMDVREVPDRAYHPTTPEILDGLFRDASDELDGV
- the kdgK1 gene encoding bifunctional 2-dehydro-3-deoxygluconokinase/2-dehydro-3-deoxygalactonokinase, with amino-acid sequence MTDLVTFGETMLRLSPPQGERLETADDLELRAAGAESNVAVAAARLGAEAVWTSKLPDSPPGRRVVAGLRQHGVETDAVWADEGRQGTYYLEHGGRPRGTNVVYDREGAAVTTAEFEELPVSRVRDAEYFFTCGITPALSPTLESTTADLLAAATDAGTTTAFDVNYRSKLWSPGEARETLEGLFPDVDVLVTAERDARQVLAREGDPEAIAVGLADEFDFETVVVTCGAEGALARHGGETHEQAAFETDTLDPIGTGDAFVGGFLARRLAGDGISAALEYGAATAALKRTVAGDVAVVTPAEVERVLAEEGGEISR
- a CDS encoding O-acetylhomoserine aminocarboxypropyltransferase/cysteine synthase family protein encodes the protein MTDSESEPESDAEPDARGFHTESVHAGQDPDPTTGARAPPIYQTTSYVFDDAEHAASLFALEEPGNIYSRIMNPTNATLEQRLATLEGGVAALATASGMAALDLATFVLAGKGDNVVTASSLYGGTYTYFTHTAPRRGVEATFVDTLDYDAYDEAIDDDTAFVHLETIGNPALVTPDIERIADIAHDHDVPLVVDNTFATPALCNPIEHGADVVWHSTTKWIHGSGSTIGGALVDGGSFPWEDGDFPEIAAENPAYHGVNFRERFGDAAFAYAARARGLRDLGNQQSPFDAWVTLQKLESLPLRVEKHCENALAVARFLDDHDEVAWVNYPGLESHETHQNASEYLEGGYGGMITFGLEGGYDAGRAVTEEVELASLLANVGDAKTLLIHPASTTHQQLTEDEQLASGTTPDLVRLSVGIEDVEDIVADLEQAIEAASANA